Part of the Ctenopharyngodon idella isolate HZGC_01 chromosome 24, HZGC01, whole genome shotgun sequence genome, taaaacacacatatatacatatagaatgctgcattaaacaattttgtaaggggaaaaaattaaataataaatcaactccatagtggactccaagtgatcaagggcttaggatgttccaattcagcccattgcaaaggTTACACCAGTAGTGGAcactcatgcaacgtaagcaattacgtacatccgagtcaacAAGACTGAGTGAAGTTAGTGAGGGAAaggcataaaaaaatgaactggcTACATAATCTaatgcagtggttcccaaacacattcctggagcctccccaacactgcatgttttccatgtctccttaatcaaacacacctgattcagatcatcagctcataagtcgagactccaagacctgaaatgggtgtgtcagacaaaggagacatggaaaatgtgctggggaggctccaggaatgtgtttgggaaccctGATCTAATGGGacatgagacaaactaaacagtaaaattacacttcaaatacattttttccaaagatgattTCTGCCATTTTAGGTAGTTTTTATCCCACTGATGTAAgttcaagtgtttgttttttttttttttaaataagtttggttttagttagttattttgaTGCTATAAAACAGGGTgtaacgtcatgattgacagctgagactgacagcttctctgagcgatggttatttccataactgtttatttcacaccgacgtaatgagttgttctgcagtaaactgtactaaccaATTCTGCAGGAGTGTGGCTGGGGCCTTGAAACCCCAGCTCCACTTCATGCTCAATACTGCGCAGACTCAGGTCCCAGATGTCAGCGCCACATTGGGACAATGGCGGCTTCACTTTTCTACAATGAAAGAGAGTAAAGGTGTgttgtccatctttttttacagccAATGGTTCATACATGTCATGGCgctgctctgaataaggtctataaCAGACCAgtgtgtaaaactcttggatGTCTTTTAAAGAGTCTATGCcgtgaacttcacatacttcaCAAACTTTCGAAAAAATCCAACATctagttgatcctgataagcacTTGTTGGAACCGTTGTAAACACGACAAaggctttcttcttccatgaggggggtTGGCATCATGACagctttgtttccaggtggaccgTTAAAAACATGACACGCAtgctgtagaattcaaccaatcagatgatgacttcaaaactcccaaagtgtttcccattttgtgTTCCTTATGCTTCAGACGTTAAGCTAACAGTCCGCGGGCATGACTGTTGTGTTTGTTAGTGAATTATATTGTGACTACTATTTTTAAGTGTTGTGTAATGTGTGTGAGAACGGAAGTGAATGAGTAAACAAGATGGATGAAGTTCGCTGCTCCTGTCTCGTGTGATTTGTTGCTTACTAACTCCTGACAGAGACCACAATGATGTCTGAGGCTGAAACTACAGCAGAATGGACAACAGAGTTGCAAGTACGAGGGTTGCGAATTTAGGCTACACCCGAAAGCTGAACGGAGGTAGGAAGGAAACGAGGCACATCTGAATCAAATGATTGTGCGGCATCCTGTCTACTGAGATACCAGATTCATTTTTGAAGGCATGTAGatgtatcctttttttttttttttttttgctcaaacattcaaaaaatgttttttttctccaggcTTTAAATTCAAACATTGCTCAAATGGCCATAAAAACAAACCCAGGTGGGATTACCTTCAGAGGAAAGCCACTACATGCCAAGACAAAGTCCACTTTCATCACTTTACAAGCAACAGTGGCTGGATTCTTATCCACACTTAGTTTAGTTTATGGTCAGGCTCCGCCCCCACAAGTGCTTCAGGGTGTGGCTGGAAGCATCACTCTGCTATGggccctttaaagggatagctcacccaaaaattatcccataatttactcaccaccaagccatcctaggtatatatgactttctgcttttagccaatcagatttatatttcaaaatatcctGCTCTTGcaaactttataatgggagtgaatgttGCCagtttttgaagcccaaaaaagtgcatccatccatcataaaagtaatccatacagctccagggggttaataaagatcttctgaagtgaagcgatgcgtttttgtaagaaaaatatacatatttataattttatagacTTTAATCAGTAGTTTCCGGTAACGTCCGTCCACGTGTTCATGAGAGAGTTGAGTTCCGGCATATGACGTAAGATAGGAGTAGCGTAATAATCAGAACTAtttcttgagtatcaaatcagcatattagaatggtttctgaaggatcatgtgacactgaagactggagtaatgatgctgaaaattcatatatatatatatatatatattcaacttattttcttttgaaaattcatGTTGATGTATGTTTTCAAAATTGCTGGGGGTGCAGTTGAATATAGCAGTTACTTGCACTGAATATCACATTTCAAGAGTTCATTCTCTTATAAGCTAAAGTCGGCCCAGTATTAAACACAGTGACAGTTCATTTTGGACCCCATGAAGGTCAGCAAAGATGAACTATAATTCAAAATGAAACAATAACCCACCAGTAGGTGATTTATGCTGagtacatttttcttttggTGCCCTAAAAGATATAGAAGAATCCATAAAGAGATGAATAATTGCTGTCATAAATCACTcccttattttttaaaactccaACCGAGAGGGTTCATCAGCTAGCCAATGGGGTGGAGCAGATGTGTCCCACCAAACACAGGCACGTGGCTCACACCTGCTTAGAAAAACTCTTTATGGTGGCCGAGGGGGCATCAGTGCccccattgagatgaatgggggGAGCATTAGTATTTGCCCGTTTTTGAAGGACCTTAATTGCACAAATAGATCTTTATCTTGCCTTTTAGAACCATAGACCATCTAAGTTTTTATGCATGAGCTGCACCCAGTAAACTCTTGATGGATCATTAAATGGGgtctttgtgttttattgtcCCCATGTATCAGCCTGCAGGTGAAATCCAAgtcattatttcaattattaacaataagtagtgtcattatatatatagaaatgcataaatgcacCTATGAGGAGGCACAATGGCAAAACGACTTATTTGAGTTGGTTTGACAGGGCTGAAAAACTCAGTTGGGGTTAAACACTGACAGTAAAAATAGCTTCATTTAGACTGACTGCCCTCAGATAAGAAATAGCCCATATagtgtctttgtaaagaaacaaaataaagcagtaagccccgtgaagccgtggtttacagttgTTAGGCACAACGCGGAGCGGAGTTGCTGTTATAAATTTGTTGCCCTTagccttagctgttataaatttactgtaaaccacggcttcactggacttattgcttttataaaatggttaccacacaatacaaatattaaagccaaaaaatatctatcaatgcaactttcatgaagtaaaatcattaaaagcctCTTTTCCGctggaaaaatagtccctgactatgaacagcaacagaagttatatttattacgccattagatgggggcaaagattgtctttatgagcgagtcattcagtcgcaaagacttttatattgaaacttgttgtgaacacggaacaagacgcaaatgacaaatgctttgactagccctgtcagtgtcagcagggcacgagaaaacccattaaatgttaaaaggacgacattcaaacggattttttattatgaacatagaactgacctgaaggaaaatgctaaatctgaatgcaggtataCACTcaatatctctctcacaatactcttctacataattcagtaagcttcaatgaacaaaatcaattgagaacattACGTTGCTAAGACAGATGCAGCAAAATACACTCAGTGGCGCAGCATAGGCTACTTGTAAAGCGGTCAGCTGTatattttagggtattttacaACTGCTTCGAATGTggctcaaccaatcaaaatcaagggccggaactatccgtttatatagccccgccccttttcagcgctctgctcgttgtcttttgtcttccggtttgtatttccacagcgatcttacgtatttatgaatgaactgctcgttttaaaatcttctgggtctactgacatttaagacatctgctttaaacattacagtgctcacgataactttcattaactctacaacaagtaaatccacttcaccagctaattattctttgacagcgatgccatagaaatgtacAGGGCTACctcaaaaacggaagttcaaagacaatattataaagatggcggcgcttGTATCTCTTGCGCGTAAGGTCTATAAAGGGTGTTTTTTGATTCTTCCACATCCACAGGGATGTTTTATCACCTGTCATGCAGGGAAAACATACCGACTTCCCAACTCAAGTTTGAACATTTGAGTCGTAAATCAACCAGAAACACTGATGTATTCATAAATAGAgcagatttatttataaaaacatttccacaaaatatatttgttaaatcACTTATGTACACTACTAAAAATGGACAAGTGCATTGAAAAAAATCTGCCATGTACGGATTCACAGGAAGAACTACATCTAAACAATAAAATCTTGATAAATACAGATCGACAGATCAAATCTTCTCCAgtgttaaaaacaactttgATCTATAACGGAATGGTTATTATCACAACAaactaacagagttcattgtcaCAAAGAGGCTGTTGTGCTccacttacaaaaatatatctTCATCTTTAACAATACAAAAAGTTATTGTACAAATTTCAACATAGGTCCTTAAGCAGACCTGGTAGTTGGTTGTAGGTAATCAATATAACTTGACATTCTTGGAATTGACTAGGGGAGTTTCTCAAAATAGCAAAACAGGACATAAAGAAACGTATCAACATATCATCCCCACAAATTGCACTTATGAAATATGTTCGTCTTAGTCTTGACTTGTATTGTAAAAGCTCATCGACCCCACTGGGGTTTGAACCTACAACCTTTTCCAGCGTAACCACTAAGCCACGGCACCGCAGACTACTGAGTCAGCATCTGCGAAGTTTAGGCTATTTTGAAACACAGTAGTTGGTTTCAATCTGGTCTAAGGTCATCTTGGACCAGCAACAAACCACCATAGGTGGTCAACAGACCAGAAAGAAACTAGCAACCATGTTACAAAATAACTTGGGTTTCCAGCAGTCACAAGAAGTTCCCTTGGAAAGTTTGGGATCTCATCAGTAGCGATCAAACCAAGTTGTGAAGTCCAGCAGCTCTTGTTCCTCGGAGCTCAGGTGCTCGTAACTCCCTTCATCGGACGAATAGGATGAGTGTGGCGACTCTGGATCTGCGGAGTACGAGTTCGAGAGTGTCGGTGACGGAACGCCGCACTGGAATGCGGCGGAGATCGCGTCGTGCTCGTCTAGCAGCTGCTGCAGCGCGCGGATGTACTCCACCGCCGAACGCAGCGTTTCCACTTTACTCATCTTCTTATTGGCCGCGCCGTTAGGGACGTGCTGGCGCAACGTCTGGAATCCCATATTGACTTGTTTGACGCGGTTTCTCTCGCGTTCGTTGCGTCGCGCCACCGCGACGGGCTGCTGCTGCGGGATGGTGTATCCCAGCCCGTTGAATGTGAGTCTCCGCTTGCAG contains:
- the LOC127507165 gene encoding achaete-scute homolog 1b-like; protein product: MDTATQLAQSACNATITLQECALPSQTKLKVLKRQRSSSPELLRCKRRLTFNGLGYTIPQQQPVAVARRNERERNRVKQVNMGFQTLRQHVPNGAANKKMSKVETLRSAVEYIRALQQLLDEHDAISAAFQCGVPSPTLSNSYSADPESPHSSYSSDEGSYEHLSSEEQELLDFTTWFDRY